A single genomic interval of Apis cerana isolate GH-2021 linkage group LG14, AcerK_1.0, whole genome shotgun sequence harbors:
- the LOC107992574 gene encoding forkhead box protein K1 isoform X2 — protein sequence MYLSTYLSKYLSIYLYLSTSPFSPSLILSQRRVRLLGAMSTTYSRTQESDAWALLALKSAPASPTKMQWNPEAKGAPIARLEGREFEYMVRQRRITIGRNSSKGEVDVNMGHSSFISRRHLEIFYDHPFFFMTCNGKNGVFVDGVFQRKGAPAFQLPKTCTFRFPSTNIRLVFQSLVDEQEQSNIPVSSPPKHRAPLPPLRINIPDTGYSSPFPSPTGTISAANSCPASPRAGQGRRNISADLQMVAVYAAAVANDPQNSNMERHDGGQSSNRQISPELGVESRYRSGSSSGPNGTTAHCSPPKDDSKPPYSYAQLIVQAIASAADKQLTLSGIYSYITKNYPYYRTADKGWQNSIRHNLSLNRYFIKVPRSQEEPGKGSFWRIDPQSEAKLIEQAFRRRRQRGVPCFRAPFGLSSRSAPASPSHVGISGLMTPECLSREASPGPESYPDSTVSSPAGQLTSQSAPGSPGHPYASSSQSSHKGRLMQQITVVTNGVSGDTTREDKYVSGNTTEEHSLSPAGQYSPAPVIVQTTYNYSGSFIGPDAGVGVAKRSHEESDSSPGSPAPLAIVESPEPPEHQQPSTKRQRVHEMDDH from the exons atgtaCCTTTCTACCTATCTATCtaaatatctatctatctatctatatctgtctacttctcctttttctccctctctcattCTATCTCAAAGGAGGGTTCGCTTACTCGGTGCTATGTCTACTACGTACTCCCGTACTCAGGAGAGCGACGCGTGGGCCCTTCTGGCACTGAAGTCGGCACCGGCCAGCCCGACGAAGATGCAGTGGAACCCGGAAGCAAAAGGTGCACCGATTGCACGGCTAGAGGGTCGCGAGTTTGAATACATGGTTAGACAGCGACGTATCACTATCGGACGTAATAGCAGCAAGGGTGAGGTCGACGTCAACATGGGCCACTCCAGCTTTATCTCACGACGACACCTTGAAATCTTCTATGatcatccttttttctttatgactTGTAACGGTAAAAATGGTGTTTTTGTTGATGGAGTTTTTCAACGAAAGGGTGCGCCTGCCTTCCAATTACCAAAGAC GTGCACATTTAGATTTCCAAGTACAAATATAAGACTCGTATTTCAATCATTAGTAGATGAACAAGAACAAAGTAATATACCTGTATCCTCTCCTCCAAAGCATAGAGCACCATTACCACCTTTACGTATTAATATTCCGGATACGGGTTATAGTAGCCCATTTCCCTCTCCTACTGGAACAATCAGTGCTGCTAATTCATGTCCTGCTAGTCCACGAGCAGGACAGGGAAGGAGAAACATATCAGCAGATCTTCAAATGGTAGCTGTATATGCAGCTGCTGTTGCAAATGATCCACAAAATTCTAATATGGAAAGACACGATGGAGGACAAAGCTCTAATAGACAAATAAGTCCTGAACTAGGTGTTGAATCACGATACAGAAGTGGAAGTAGTAGTGGTCCAAATGGTACAACAGCACATTGTAGTCCACCAAAGGATGATTCTAAACCTCCATATTCATATGCACAACTAATTGTTCAAGCAATAGCATCTGCTGCAGATAAACAGCTCACATTATCTGGaatttattcttacattacaaaaaattatccatattATAGAACTGCAGATAAAGGATGGCAAAATTCAATAAGGCATAATCTTTCAttaaatcgttattttattaaagtaccAAGAAGTCAAGAAGAACCAGGAAAAGGATCATTTTGGCGAATAGATCCACAATCAGAAGCAAAACTTATTGAACAGGCATTCAGACGAAGAAGACAACGTGGAGTTCCATGTTTTCGAGCTCCCTTTGGACTTTCATCTAG GAGTGCACCTGCTTCGCCATCTCATGTTGGAATAAGTGGCCTAATGACGCCGGAATGTCTTAGCAGAGAAGCTTCACCAGGACCAGAATCTTATCCAGATAGTACTGTATCCTCTCCAGCTGGTCAATTGACTAGTCAATCCGCGCCAGGATCACCTGGTCATCCATATGCATCTTCAAGTCAATCATCTCATAAAGGTCGTCTAATGCAACAAATCACTGTTGTCACAAATGGTGTTAGTGGTGATACAACTAGAGaag ataaatatGTATCTGGAAATACCACAGAAGAACATTCTCTATCTCCGGCTGGACAATATAGTCCAGCTCCTGTTATTGTACAGACAACATATAACTATAG TGGAAGCTTTATTGGTCCCGACGCAGGCGTCGGAGTTGCAAAACGTTCACATGAAGAATCGGATAGTTCTCCAGGTTCACCGGCACCGCTCGCTATTGTCGAAAGTCCTGAACCACCTGAACATCAACAACCATCAACAAAACGTCAACGTGTTCATGAAATGGACGACCATTGA
- the LOC107992574 gene encoding forkhead box protein K1 isoform X1, with translation MYLSTYLSKYLSIYLYLSTSPFSPSLILSQRRVRLLGAMSTTYSRTQESDAWALLALKSAPASPTKMQWNPEAKGAPIARLEGREFEYMVRQRRITIGRNSSKGEVDVNMGHSSFISRRHLEIFYDHPFFFMTCNGKNGVFVDGVFQRKGAPAFQLPKTCTFRFPSTNIRLVFQSLVDEQEQSNIPVSSPPKHRAPLPPLRINIPDTGYSSPFPSPTGTISAANSCPASPRAGQGRRNISADLQMVAVYAAAVANDPQNSNMERHDGGQSSNRQISPELGVESRYRSGSSSGPNGTTAHCSPPKDDSKPPYSYAQLIVQAIASAADKQLTLSGIYSYITKNYPYYRTADKGWQNSIRHNLSLNRYFIKVPRSQEEPGKGSFWRIDPQSEAKLIEQAFRRRRQRGVPCFRAPFGLSSRSAPASPSHVGISGLMTPECLSREASPGPESYPDSTVSSPAGQLTSQSAPGSPGHPYASSSQSSHKGRLMQQITVVTNGVSGDTTREDSYIFSDKYVSGNTTEEHSLSPAGQYSPAPVIVQTTYNYSGSFIGPDAGVGVAKRSHEESDSSPGSPAPLAIVESPEPPEHQQPSTKRQRVHEMDDH, from the exons atgtaCCTTTCTACCTATCTATCtaaatatctatctatctatctatatctgtctacttctcctttttctccctctctcattCTATCTCAAAGGAGGGTTCGCTTACTCGGTGCTATGTCTACTACGTACTCCCGTACTCAGGAGAGCGACGCGTGGGCCCTTCTGGCACTGAAGTCGGCACCGGCCAGCCCGACGAAGATGCAGTGGAACCCGGAAGCAAAAGGTGCACCGATTGCACGGCTAGAGGGTCGCGAGTTTGAATACATGGTTAGACAGCGACGTATCACTATCGGACGTAATAGCAGCAAGGGTGAGGTCGACGTCAACATGGGCCACTCCAGCTTTATCTCACGACGACACCTTGAAATCTTCTATGatcatccttttttctttatgactTGTAACGGTAAAAATGGTGTTTTTGTTGATGGAGTTTTTCAACGAAAGGGTGCGCCTGCCTTCCAATTACCAAAGAC GTGCACATTTAGATTTCCAAGTACAAATATAAGACTCGTATTTCAATCATTAGTAGATGAACAAGAACAAAGTAATATACCTGTATCCTCTCCTCCAAAGCATAGAGCACCATTACCACCTTTACGTATTAATATTCCGGATACGGGTTATAGTAGCCCATTTCCCTCTCCTACTGGAACAATCAGTGCTGCTAATTCATGTCCTGCTAGTCCACGAGCAGGACAGGGAAGGAGAAACATATCAGCAGATCTTCAAATGGTAGCTGTATATGCAGCTGCTGTTGCAAATGATCCACAAAATTCTAATATGGAAAGACACGATGGAGGACAAAGCTCTAATAGACAAATAAGTCCTGAACTAGGTGTTGAATCACGATACAGAAGTGGAAGTAGTAGTGGTCCAAATGGTACAACAGCACATTGTAGTCCACCAAAGGATGATTCTAAACCTCCATATTCATATGCACAACTAATTGTTCAAGCAATAGCATCTGCTGCAGATAAACAGCTCACATTATCTGGaatttattcttacattacaaaaaattatccatattATAGAACTGCAGATAAAGGATGGCAAAATTCAATAAGGCATAATCTTTCAttaaatcgttattttattaaagtaccAAGAAGTCAAGAAGAACCAGGAAAAGGATCATTTTGGCGAATAGATCCACAATCAGAAGCAAAACTTATTGAACAGGCATTCAGACGAAGAAGACAACGTGGAGTTCCATGTTTTCGAGCTCCCTTTGGACTTTCATCTAG GAGTGCACCTGCTTCGCCATCTCATGTTGGAATAAGTGGCCTAATGACGCCGGAATGTCTTAGCAGAGAAGCTTCACCAGGACCAGAATCTTATCCAGATAGTACTGTATCCTCTCCAGCTGGTCAATTGACTAGTCAATCCGCGCCAGGATCACCTGGTCATCCATATGCATCTTCAAGTCAATCATCTCATAAAGGTCGTCTAATGCAACAAATCACTGTTGTCACAAATGGTGTTAGTGGTGATACAACTAGAGaag atagttatattttttcagataaatatGTATCTGGAAATACCACAGAAGAACATTCTCTATCTCCGGCTGGACAATATAGTCCAGCTCCTGTTATTGTACAGACAACATATAACTATAG TGGAAGCTTTATTGGTCCCGACGCAGGCGTCGGAGTTGCAAAACGTTCACATGAAGAATCGGATAGTTCTCCAGGTTCACCGGCACCGCTCGCTATTGTCGAAAGTCCTGAACCACCTGAACATCAACAACCATCAACAAAACGTCAACGTGTTCATGAAATGGACGACCATTGA